A region of Liolophura sinensis isolate JHLJ2023 chromosome 8, CUHK_Ljap_v2, whole genome shotgun sequence DNA encodes the following proteins:
- the LOC135473605 gene encoding transient receptor potential cation channel subfamily M member-like 2 yields the protein MSRRDHHELLRQNTTDTAPLSSIPSSRDPVNTKPTGTRKFVGRKNVMCDSQWIERKNIQCRKCVRFVPTKTDKGGKEKVICGCGYHKSDHSLAFLSPPDVPPSEWNQKYDTETVPTDSFGEIEFVGYGQRRAKYIRVDVETSADVMWELMTRVWGLTPPNLVISVTGGAKNFHMTPRLKDVFRKGLVKAAISTEAWITSSGTNAGVMKYVGEAVRDLVMGQALQARVVALGIAPWGCVQNKQALVQKGGTAPYRISDERVSGETHLDSNHSHFILVDNGTQHKFAVEIPFRAKLEKTISERSASRAADRDKVPIILVVVEGGPGTLQTVYRSIQERTPAVIIGGSGRAANILAYAIQNCYEHVFEESRQQGEKILNKVLVMNSHVEGEMKKMLSEEFNESSEKRLNQWIEWVKRCLQFPDLLSVYQLDSDQSAKDIDLVMLQALLKANHEQVMEQLKLALIWDRVDIAKSEIFTEDRNFKAGSLDDIMFSAIVLNRVHFVKLFLENGVCLRDFLTVESLLRLYQAAPRKSILYEHLKKGRKNKSRDKISLHQVGHLIQSLMGDFYKSIYLSSPDEELPDPDFVDSSKTVLERPERDLFVWCVLMHRCEMARIFWEEGRDALAAALVANSLLKSIRQRTADNELKQDLLQDALEFQELAIGILRECYMDDAERAMKLLIRPLNYWGKTNCVSIAIESSNKEFIAQSACQELFSAIWWGKMDTENGLKILSCVVCPALVPICLRFKHDRVVEQKDEQERADTTIRNHKRCPHWASWNQSSVTSQGSTSSADLAEVIHVPSSLQKIKHFFQAPVTKFCYTVGFYLVFLMLYSYVMLIDLQWRISATEVVLMFWVFTMAVDEIRQLWKSSPGSVGERTANYLCDKWNILDVVTIGLFILGMILRLFPHHETFTAARVILAINLFTFFLRLLHIFSVSKLMGPKLVMIGRMLKDLVTFMLIMLVFIVGYAITSQSILYPNTDMNKMLVIDVLKKAYWQIFAELFLEEIEGKEDCVENMAAYTNGTHVRCPSEAGKVIVPILLAFYMLYMHILMLSLLIAVFTNTFEAVQSNTDLHWHFQRYKLVYEYYERPSLPPPFIVFSHIYQMIRFCMKGCTTNVMYGFLSDSDDNDQVDTLSLELFEENRRDEFMWERNQGTMRSTEYRVAATANSVETLVSKVDDIREHLAFVDIFGVSGGDVTKFGLSTKPPNVRTLSQNVTRLESQVREMQSSLDWLIKALCDQNVVTGQALPQQVPSITMTADEKGADADGGTMLEGGRAVYFRQTTSVDTADLVTLKSRLSPYPGTNISRAEVPDNYAAWEDPFSSYNPVNFTSDIVRQNPLWADGEIDGSTNYSWNGFDKDIGVNRVSYQGEYVVDERGHPLNPIGRTGLQGRGCLGRWGPNHAADPIVTRWKCDERGEVVKREGKPVLEFVAVRRHDNKHWALPGGFLYSGESVDQAVRRRFVEEAMAGEDDTDDLGLQILPDLLSQGTENFNTFRS from the exons ATGTCCCGCCGGGACCATCACGAATTGTTGCGACAAAACACTACAGACACGGCTCCTCTTTCATCTATTCCCTCAAGCAGGGACCCCGTCAACACCAAACCAACTGGTACCAGGAAGTTCGTAGGACGCAAAAATGTC ATGTGTGATTCACAATGGATTGAACGGAAAAATATTCAGTGCAGGAAATGTGTGCGATTTGTACCCACCAAAACAGATAAAGGCGG GAAAGAGAAGGTGATATGTGGATGTGGGTACCACAAGTCAGACCACAGTCTTGCGTTCTTATCTCCCCCTGACGTGCCTCCGTCCGAATGGAACCAAAAATACGACACCGAAACGGTTCCCACCGATTCTTTTGGAGAGATAGAATTTGTGGGTTATGGACAAAGGAGAGCAAAG TATATTCGGGTTGACGTGGAGACTAGCGCTGACGTCATGTGGGAACTGATGACGCGGGTGTGGGGTCTTACTCCGCCGAATCTCGTCATTTCCGTGACTGGCGGGGCCAAAAACTTTCATATGACCCCGAGATTAAAGGATGTCTTCCGGAAGGGCCTGGTCAAAGCAGCAATAAGCACAG AGGCGTGGATAACGTCGAGTGGTACTAACGCCGGAGTGATGAAGTACGTGGGTGAGGCAGTTCGGGACCTGGTGATGGGACAGGCTTTACAAGCTCGAGTTGTCGCTCTCGGCATAGCCCCCTGGGGATGTGTTCAAAACAAGCAGGCCCTCGTGCAGAAAGGG GGTACAGCCCCGTACAGAATCAGTGACGAGCGCGTGTCAGGAGAGACTCATCTGGATTCGAACCACTCTCACTTCATCCTTGTGGACAACGGCACTCAGCACAAGTTTGCTGTGGAGATCCCCTTCAGGGCTAAGCTGGAGAAAACCATCTCCGAGAGAAGCGCCTCACGAGCAG CTGACCGAGATAAGGTTCCCATCATCCTGGTCGTGGTGGAGGGTGGCCCCGGAACGTTACAGACCGTGTATAGATCCATACAAGAGAGGACACCAGCCGTCATCATTGGG GGTTCGGGTCGAGCCGCCAACATCCTAGCATATGCCATCCAGAACTGCTATGAGCACGTGTTCGAAGAGTCGCGTCAGCAAGGAGAGAAAATACTCAA TAAAGTTTTAGTGATGAACTCCCACGTTGAAggggaaatgaagaaaatgctgAGTGAAGAATTCAACGAGAGTTCGGAGAAGAGGCTGAATCAGTGGATAGAGTGGGTCAAACGTTGTCTGCAATTTCCGGATCTACTCTCCGTGTACCAGCTCGACTCCGATCAGTCGGCTAAAGACATCGACCTGGTCATGTTACAGGCACTGTTAAAGG CAAACCACGAACAAGTGATGGAACAACTGAAACTTGCACTGATCTGGGACCGCGTGGACATAgctaaaagtgaaattttcacaGAGGACCGGAACTTTAAG GCAGGTAGCCTAGATGACATCATGTTCTCTGCCATTGTGCTCAACCGTGTTCACTTCGTCAAGCTGTTCCTTGAGAATGGGGTCTGTTTGCGAGATTTTCTGACCGTCGAGAGTCTACTGCGACTCTACCAGGCT GCACCGAGGAAATCCATTTTGTACGAACATTTGAAGAAAGGAAGAAAGAATAAAAGCCGG GACAAGATATCACTACATCAGGTTGGACACCTAATTCAGTCACTGATGGGAGATTTCTACAAGTCGATCTATTTGAGCAGCCCTGATGAGGAATTGCCAGATCCTGATTTCGTTGATTCGT CCAAAACCGTTTTAGAGCGACCAGAAAGAGATTTGTTTGTGTGGTGTGTGCTGATGCACCGTTGTGAAATGGCGCGTATATTCTGGGAAGAAGGTCGG GATGCTCTAGCAGCGGCTTTGGTTGCTAACAGCTTACTAAAGTCAATAAGACAGAGGACAGCAGATAACGAACTGAAACAGGATCTTCTGCAAGATGCTCT CGAGTTTCAGGAGCTAGCTATTGGCATCTTACGTGAGTGTTACATGGATGATGCGGAACGAGCCATGAAGCTACTTATCCGGCCTTTGAATTATTGGGGTAAAACCAACTGTGTCAGCATCGCCATTGAATCCAGCAACAAGGAGTTCATTGCTCAAAGCGCATGCCAGGAACTTTTCAGCGCTATCTGGTGGGGGAAAATGGATACAGAAAATGGTTTGAAG ATTCTGTCCTGCGTTGTGTGTCCAGCTTTGGTACCAATATGTCTTCGCTTCAAACACGACAGAGTTGTGGAACAAAAGGACGAACAGGAACGGGCTGACACGACTAttagaaat CATAAAAGGTGTCCACACTGGGCTAGTTGGAACCAGTCCTCGGTGACGTCACAAGG AAGTACCTCTAGCGCTGATTTGGCAGAGGTTATTCATGTGCCCAGCTCTCTGCAGAAAATCAAACATTTCTTCCAAGCACCAGTTACAAAGTTCTGCTACACTGTG ggtttttacctggtgtttctGATGTTGTACAGTTATGTAATGTTGATCGATTTGCAATGGCGGATATCAGCAACTGAGGTTGTACTCATGTTTTGGGTGTTCACCATGGCAGTGGACGAGATAAGACAG CTGTGGAAGTCCAGCCCGGGATCGGTTGGCGAGCGGACAGCGAACTATCTGTGCGACAAGTGGAATATCCTAGATGTCGTCACCATTGGTTTGTTTATACTGGGGATGATCTTACGACTGTTCCCTCACCACGAGACATTCACAGCCGCTCGGGTTATCCTGGCCATTAACCTGTTCACCTTCTTCCTCAGGCTTCTTCACATCTTCTCTGTCAGCAAGCTGATGGGGCCAAAGCTTGTCATGATTGGCAGAATG CTGAAGGACTTGGTTACGTTTATGTTGATCATGCTAGTGTTCATCGTTGGATACGCCATTACATCGCAGTCTATCCTCTATCCAAACACCGATATGAATAAGATGTTGGTAATAGACGTGCTAAAGAAGGCTTACTGGCAAATCTTTGCCGAACTGTTTTTGGAAGAAATAGAAG GTAAAGAAGACTGCGTAGAAAATATGGCAGCTTACACGAACGGCACTCATGTACGCTGCCCTAGTGAGGCGGGGAAAGTGATCGTACCCATTCTGTTGGCCTTCTATATGCTCTACATGCACATCCTAATGCTTAGCCTCTTAATTGCCGTCTTCAC GAATACGTTTGAGGCTGTCCAGTCTAACACGGACCTACATTGGCACTTTCAGCGGTATAAGCTGGTCTACGAGTATTATGAAAGACCCAGCCTTCCTCCACCCTTCATCGTCTTCTCCCACATATACCAAATGATCCGATTCTGTATGAAGGGATGCACGACTAACGTTATGTACGGCTTCT TGTCTGATAGTGATGACAACGACCAGGTTGACACGCTCAGCCTGGAACTGTTTGAGGAGAACAGACGGGACGAGTTCATGTGGGAAAGGAACCAGGGTACAATGAGGAGTACAGAGTACAGGGTGGCTGCCACAGCAAACAG CGTTGAAACCCTTGTATCGAAAGTAGACGACATACGAGAGCATCTAGCATTCGTGGACATTTTCGGAGTTTCAGGCGGAGATGTCACTAAATTCGGGTTGTCCACAAAGCCCCCTAACGTTAGAACCCTGTCACAGAATGTCACAAGGCTGGAATCACAG GTTAGAGAAATGCAAAGCTCCCTGGACTGGTTGATTAAGGCGTTATGCGATCAGAACGTTGTGACAGGACAGGCGTTACCACAACAGGTACCATCCATCACCATGACTGCAGACGAAAAAG GAGCAGACGCGGACGGAGGGACGATGCTGGAAGGCGGCAGGGCAGTTTACTTCCGACAGACGACATCTGTGGACACAGCTGACCTGGTGACACTCAAGTCGAGGCTCTCACCCTATCCGGGAACAAACATTTCTAGAGCAGAGGTCCCCGACAACTACGCGGCTTGGGAG GACCCATTTTCTTCCTACAACCCTGTAAACTTTACAAGTGACATCGTCCGGCAGAACCCGCTTTGGGCGGACGGAGAGATAGATGG GTCAACGAACTACTCGTGGAATGGCTTTGATAAAGACATCGGAGTGAATCGCGTCAGTTATCAGGGAGAGTACGTGGTGGACGAGCGGGGCCACCCTCTTAACCCCATCGGACGGACAGGACTTCAGGGGCGGGGTTGTTTGGGCCGATGGGGGCCTAACCATGCAGCTGATCCCATTGTCACCAG GTGGAAGTGTGACGAACGTGGGGAAGTTGTAAAGAGAGAGGGCAAACCTGTACTAGAGTTTGTGGCGGTCCGGAGACATGATAACAAGCACTGGGCCTTACCGGGG GGATTTCTGTACTCTGGGGAGAGCGTTGATCAGGCTGTGAGGCGACGTTTCGTGGAAGAGGCTATGGCTGGCGAGGATGACACGGACGATCTGGGGCTGCAGATATTGCCGGATCTTCTGTCTCAGGGAACAGAG aatTTCAACACGTTTAGGAGCTGA